A genomic segment from Camarhynchus parvulus chromosome 7, STF_HiC, whole genome shotgun sequence encodes:
- the TMEM177 gene encoding transmembrane protein 177, with amino-acid sequence MAVRFLWKASVWFKKHKITVLAVSCMGLLGTNLSYHVFPEQTFKLLHECWSEGQPAELSEKLCGVFQDVLQDTGVKSSGSYRAFAASSFHPVSAGIPWLPEGCLVGIPPNFDSTAEDKKGIVNHVVVINGKEVDWDSSEGVALKEALTFSLKAQKFAIAREVMYLQNGSPLASAVVAPTCLAGTFVCGTALKLLLGLSSGPVILRGLCNLVTAMGGLLCYYVSSDAITYHLDCRADSKAARLSKDYASGGLEFYDKILSRNRIFRGLMGKEGMKTYAPSGNLFPRHWFRIKYTPYTYRRTLILNILRELQASDGSA; translated from the coding sequence ATGGCAGTGCGATTCCTGTGGAAGGCATCAGTGTGGTTCAAGAAGCACAAGATCACTGTGTTGGCTGTTTCTTGCATGGGACTGCTTGGCACTAACCTTTCCTATCACGTGTTTCCTGAGCAGACATTCAAACTGCTGCACGAGTGCTGGTCAGAGGGGCAGCCAGCTGAGCTTTCAGAGAAGCTCTGTGGTGTGTTTCAAGATGTCCTTCAAGATACTGGTGTGAAGTCCAGTGGCTCCTACAGAGCCTTTGCAGCTTCTAGCTTCCACCCTGTGAGCGCTGGAATTCCCTGGCTGCCCGAAGGTTGTTTGGTGGGCATCCCGCCTAACTTTGATAGCACAGCTGAGGATAAAAAAGGAATAGTCAACCATGTTGTTGTAATAAATGGCAAGGAGGTAGACTGGGACAGCAGTGAAGGTGTGGCTTTGAAGGAAGCTCTCACATTTTCCCTTAAAGCTCAGAAGTTTGCCATTGCCAGAGAAGTTATGTACTTGCAGAATGGCAGCCCTTTAGCAAGTGCAGTTGTGGCTCCGACTTGCTTGGCTGGGACGTTTGTCTGTGGGACTGCtctaaagctgctgctggggttaTCCAGTGGCCCTGTGATCCTCCGGGGCCTCTGTAACCTTGTCACTGCCATGGGAGGACTGCTCTGCTACTATGTTTCTTCTGATGCCATCACCTATCACCTGGACTGCAGGGCCGACTCCAAGGCAGCCAGGCTTTCCAAGGACTATGCCAGCGGTGGCCTTGAATTTTATGATAAGATCTTGTCCCGCAACAGGATTTTTCGTGGTCTGATGGGCAAAGAAGGGATGAAAACGTATGCCCCAAGTGGTAACCTTTTCCCAAGGCACTGGTTCAGAATAAAGTATACCCCATACACTTACCGGAGAACTTTGATTCTTAATATTTTAAGAGAGCTCCAGGCATCTGATGGGAGTGCATGA